One Astatotilapia calliptera chromosome 1, fAstCal1.2, whole genome shotgun sequence DNA segment encodes these proteins:
- the nkpd1 gene encoding NTPase KAP family P-loop domain-containing protein 1 has product MKNTTEDDIYAYALSKTLTKVSSPLTVGLYASCENRINMILKQMQVYMNSEASRIEQEYAKGSRPRSVKPSFTGFFALIGRLLFYRPIWTKENQQERNVRFIYVHFSAWHFAGSDLLWAGIAIRLIEAMQMNFGKLQLLLYRVAQHDEEEEVKNKIVEDGPNHWSSKKICCCPLWLFLLSLLVVPLIILIILLTVGFPKFGLKPDEEVDDSNGQVGVLEGLAIATLGVPAVSILKFIILMGKNFIFSQTLNIKRGMDNERLSGQLGFMNEVRMEMWCLSRFIQFMEVFERRRIRIVLNITNLDRCSPKKIVAVLDAMNILLSDEESPFISILAVNPEVLVEKVNFADGCLSKEDKAYALLNSIVTLPFTVPPLSNDSKRSLLYRLSSKSKIQEDSPTVEVKHRGIPYSYDSSNSSLEKVTSEAKEMYPLINTKAAMLDIKDELDNLIRSILSSNDRNLSKYMLDDVMSMRRVINSIRVTVIIMKALNLELPQPEYIAAWVILANHWPCRLSWILQCVEDAQQRADIDGEAGPSDYDSKTLWQVFSVSQAELYVMSGQIEDFLEQDGDAELFENLLKVDFQFKVKDLKTFEAATVNLDHSIKNELAHIRGTSRLKDSGWMRNLAPLPITKIINMNTEDVCKELERMRYPSKYIDIVKSNDLNGSALVFGDVEDLKDLLQMTFGEWATFRLHFLGFPSHLRPQYKNMATIPSHSKNQLSKFHPQVSHHYLSNPNLVNM; this is encoded by the exons ATGAAGAACACAACAGAAG atGACATATATGCATACGCACTGTCCAAGACACTTACAAAAGTCTCATCACCTTTAACTGTGGGACTCTACGCTTCATGTGAGAATCGAATCAACATGATCCTCAAACAAATGCAAG tGTACATGAATTCAGAGGCTTCAAGGATTGAGCAGGAATATGCAAAAGGATCCAGGCCTCGTTCGGTTAAGCCTTCATTTACCGGCTTTTTTGCACTTATTGGACGACTGCTCTTCTACAGGCCAATCTGGACAAAGGAGAACCAGCAGGAACGAAACGTCAGATTCATTTATGTGCATTTCAGTGCTTGGCATTTTGCCGGTAGTGACCTGCTTTGGGCCGGTATAGCTATACGGCTGATTGAGGCCATGCAAATGAACTTTGGAAAATTACAACTTTTACTCTACCGTGTAGCTCAACatgatgaagaagaggaagtcAAGAACAAG attGTGGAGGATGGTCCTAACCACTGGAGTTCCAAGAAGATTTGCTGCTGCCCACTGTGGCTTTTTCTCCTTTCCCTTCTGGTGGTACCACTTATCATCCTGATTATCCTGTTAACGGTTGGCTTTCCCAAATTTGGACTGAAACCAGATGAGGAGGTGGATGACAGCAATGGCCAGGTGGGTGTGCTGGAAGGCCTGGCAATTGCCACATTAGGGGTCCCTGCAGTGAGCATACTGAAGTTTATCATTCTGATGGGGAAGAACTTCATCTTCAGCCAGACACTGAACATTAAGAGAGGGATGGACAATGAGCGGCTCAGTGGTCAGTTGGGCTTCATGAACGAAGTCAGGATGGAAATGTGGTGTTTGTCCCGCTTCATCCAGTTTATGGAAGTGTTCGAGAGGAGAAGGATCCGAATCGTGCTGAATATCACTAATCTGGACCGCTGCTCTCCTAAGAAAATTGTTGCAGTCCTGGATGCTATGAACATTTTGCTTTCAGATGAAGAGAGCCCATTTATTTCCATTCTTGCTGTAAATCCGGAAGTCCTTGTAGAGAAAGTGAACTTTGCAGATGGATGCTTGAGCAAAGAGGACAAAGCATATGCATTGCTGAACAGCATAGTGACTCTGCCCTTCACAGTCCCACCACTGTCCAATGATTCAAAGCGCAGTTTACTTTACAGACTTAGTAGCAAGTCAAAAATTCAAGAGGATTCTCCCACGGTTGAAGTCAAACACAGAGGAATTCCTTATTCCTACGATTCCTCCAATTCGTCTCTAGAGAAGGTTACATCTGAAGCAAAGGAGATGTACCCTCTGATCAATacaaaagcagcaatgctggATATAAAAGATGAACTAGATAACTTAATCAGAAGCATCCTAAGCAGCAATGACAGGAATCTAAGCAAGTACATGCTAGATGATGTCATGTCAATGAGAAGAGTGATCAACTCTATTCGAGTAACTGTGATAATCATGAAAGCCTTAAACCTAGAGCTTCCTCAACCAGAATACATTGCAGCATGGGTGATCCTAGCCAATCACTGGCCCTGCCGACTCAGCTGGATCCTCCAGTGTGTGGAAGATGCTCAACAAAGGGCAGATATTGATGGTGAGGCTGGGCCCAGCGATTATGATTCAAAGACCTTATGGCAAGTCTTCAGTGTGTCCCAAGCAGAGCTGTATGTAATGAGTGGACAGATTGAGGACTTCCTGGAGCAGGATGGAGATGCTGAGCTGTTCGAAAATCTTCTCAAAGTAGATTTCCAGTTCAAGGTAAAAGACTTGAAGACATTTGAAGCAGCAACAGTGAACCTAGATCATTCAATTAAGAATGAGCTGGCTCACATCAGAGGGACATCCAGGCTGAAAGATTCTGGTTGGATGAGGAACCTAGCTCCACTGCCAATCACAAAGATCATTAATATGAACACCGAGGATGTATGTAAAGAG cTGGAGAGGATGCGATACCCCAGTAAGTACATCGACATTGTGAAAAGCAATGACCTCAATGGGTCAGCGCTGGTCTTCGGCGATGTGGAAGACCTTAAAGACCTCCTACAAATGACTTTTGGTGAATGGGCAACATTCAGACTGCACTTCTTGGGGTTTCCATCACATCTGCGACCACAGTACAAAAACATGGCAACAATACCTTCTCACTCTAAAAACCAGTTATCGAAATTCCACCCTCAGGTTTCTCATCATTATCTGTCTAATCCCAATCTGGTTAACATGTAA